In Arachis stenosperma cultivar V10309 unplaced genomic scaffold, arast.V10309.gnm1.PFL2 arast.V10309.gnm1.Scaffold_100071, whole genome shotgun sequence, the genomic stretch TATTGCCGCTACGGGCTCCTGAATCTTGGGGGGGCTGACGGGTTGAACCGTCAGGTGTCCATCCATAgtcaattaaaaattacaagTAGAACGGCGTGTGGAAGCTGCGTTGGTAGCGGACGGTTTTTACCCCCTTTCTATTCTTGATAGGTACCGTGACATTCGTTACTATCTCCATTCCCTGCGGGGGGGGGGCTGATGACGCCACGGACCTATCAGTCCTATGTCATGCAAATAATGGAGCATGGCACCCGGCAAAGCCTTCCCTATCTGCGGGTCATCCAAGCCATCCATCATTCGCATATTCTGTTAGACCGAGTGGATGGTCAATAGTTTTAACCGCAGGGAATCAATGGGCCAGCTCcgagaataaataaaataagtggCTCTTTTTGTTTCTATACGCAATTCACGTTAACATGCGTCTGTAGCCGTTGCAAACAGAGGTAGGAGGAGGACCAAAACCAGACAGAAAATGGAAAAGAAGAGCGACCCCTATTCAAACCGAAAGAAGTACCTCACCTTACGAAGAAGTAGTTGGAGCTGGGCTCCGAACTATGAGAGTTTGCTTTTGTATTATGTTTCTAAGAGAGGTATGATCAAATAAGGGATCAGACCGCTCCCGGTGTTCGAACAAGTCATTAATGGTCGGCTTCATTGGTATCCTTTCGATATGCGTTGCGAACACTTTCATTTTTAGCGTCTCATCTTCTCTAGAGAAGCGAAACTCGAACGGATAGAGCGGATGGTCCAACTAcataactttttctttttcattactTCTATGGTCGTGCCTCGTGGCACGGCAGCACCCTTACTATTGAAATGGTTCGTCAGTAGAGATGTTCCCACAGGTGCCCCTTTTTCCAATGGTACTCTAATTCCAATTCTTATCCCTTCATTCCCTCTTTTGGTCTATCTACATTCCAGGAAATTCAGACGCTCCATGGACGGAGCAAAAAGTGGAGTCTTGGTCAGAGCAGGCCGCCTTATTTTACTACCAGACATAATTGGGAGAAGCTCATCCGAAACTAGAGCTGGAAACGCCTCATTTCGTTTCGTTCCCGTTCTTCATTTCCTTCTTCTCGAATCCAAGGGGGACTTCTCATATTTAGAATCTTTCTGCGGTGTGCTCTGTTTACTATTCTTTCGTACTCTCTTCTCTTTACCACGCGATAGGTCAGCAAAGCGTGAGCGGGCGCAGAGAAGGAAACGCCAAAGACTTCGGCCTAACCCTAACGGGAATGAGCAAGAACGAAATGACAAGATGAGGTGCTCCGGGCACCCCCATTTAGAAAGAAGGGTCGAAGGTTTTGGGCCTGTAGCTTTCCCCGTCCCCCCTTCGTCGGGGGGTGCTTGTGTGGGGGGTGTGCCACCTGAACCTGAAATCGGGCTTGAAGCTCTCGCCTTACCAACGAGCCGACAGCTGATGGCTGTTGGTCACGACTACCACCAAAAAGCTCCAATTCAGATGAATATTGCACATTTTGGAGTGTGCATCTGTATGTTGGGTGTTCTTCTGTCGTGCGACCCGGCGGCTTATGTGCGACCTGTGGCCCACGCCTCCTATTTGTTCAGGGCGGGCGGCGTGAACTCTGACTCGATCCGGGTATTCAATCCCGCCGCTGAGATGCTCAGTTGACTCCTTAACCTTGATAGGAAGATGGCTTATTCAATAATTCGTGCATAAGGGTAAGGAACTTTGGATGAACTAATGCGAATGGGTGTAAGCCTCGCTGCTCGGAAACACCCAGTGCTGACCACACTGAGAGACACGAAAGCGCAGGTAACGCCAGTTGGCGAAGTGGCGTTAAGCATCCCTAGCGGTACGAAAAGAGAGGTCGTGATGATATCATCTACGTCCGTACCGCTCCTCGTGGAGTAGATCCCGCATCCAACCAAGTCTTTGACCAGGGAACGGGATAATTCCCACTACCGCTGGAAGGCCAGCCGGGCCGTGAGCGCGGTGGGAACGGGCTTCCCAAAAAGCCAGCCCCGGGCCGGGGTCGGCATAGAATGAAGGGGACGGCCCTAATGTTGTGTTGGCAAAGCCAACTTCTTGGGTTGCGGGCGGAGAAGAGCGGACGTGGGGACTCAGACCGGGGCGCAGCGTAACTAAGAGAGCCATTCCATTTAGGGCGAGACAGAATGGGCGGGCACGAATTTATTTTGGGAAAGCTGGTGTCCGAGCCAATTTGTAAGACGACTACAACTTCACTTATTAGATTAGTATTCGCCGAAAAAAATGGGATGAAATAGAAAGAACGCGAAGCGCTAGCGCTATAGTATATCAAggttttttttggggggggatTTGCTTCTTCACAAGCTTATCCCCGCCCCGACCGGCAGCTGCTGCCCCATCTCTAAATAACTTAACTTCCCCCGGTCTTCGGCCCGAGCTGTATGAGGCAGAAACTCGCCCCACGTACGGTTCGGAGGCCGAGCCCCACCCCAGCTGT encodes the following:
- the LOC130960101 gene encoding cytochrome c biogenesis CcmF C-terminal-like mitochondrial protein, whose product is MVQLHNFFFFITSMVVPRGTAAPLLLKWFVSRDVPTGAPFSNGTLIPILIPSFPLLVYLHSRKFRRSMDGAKSGVLVRAGRLILLPDIIGRSSSETRAGNASFRFVPVLHFLLLESKGDFSYLESFCGVLCLLFFRTLFSLPRDRSAKRERAQRRKRQRLRPNPNGNEQERNDKMRCSGHPHLERRVEGFGPVAFPVPPSSGGACVGGVPPEPEIGLEALALPTSRQLMAVGHDYHQKAPIQMNIAHFGVCICMLGVLLSCDPAAYVRPVAHASYLFRAGGVNSDSIRVFNPAAEMLS